In one window of Tumebacillus algifaecis DNA:
- the ilvA gene encoding threonine ammonia-lyase, translated as MITKNDFLTARANLKGVIHNTPLDYSKTFSDLSHNEIYMKLENLQKTGSFKIRGAFHKIATLTTAERERGVIAASAGNHAQGVAYGANNAGIPCIIVMPEAAALSKVEATARYGAQVVLHGSNYDEAYAKALELQQERGLTFVHAFDDPSVIAGQGTIALEILEQLPDVDALVAPIGGGGLIAGIALAAKLVKPDIQIVGVEAAGAACMKTSIEAGEISTLDKVATIADGICVRRPGDSTYRLTQQYVDHIVTVEEEEIARAMLLAVERNKMVVEGAGATGLAAVLYDKLPFRDKKVAVLISGGNVDVNFLSRIIERGLVEAGRYLRINTTVSDKPGVLQDILGIFAEERANIIGIQHHRMGSRVMLGEAEVEIDIETRDHAHQDRILKRLQEKGFAVITR; from the coding sequence TTGATCACAAAAAATGATTTTCTCACTGCCCGCGCCAATTTGAAAGGCGTCATTCACAATACCCCGCTCGACTATTCGAAAACGTTTTCCGACCTTTCGCACAACGAGATTTACATGAAGCTGGAGAACCTGCAAAAGACTGGTTCCTTCAAGATTCGCGGGGCATTCCACAAAATTGCCACGCTGACCACCGCCGAGCGCGAGCGCGGAGTGATCGCAGCCTCTGCTGGCAACCATGCGCAGGGTGTGGCGTACGGCGCGAACAACGCAGGCATCCCCTGCATCATCGTCATGCCGGAAGCAGCAGCGCTGTCGAAAGTGGAAGCGACCGCACGCTACGGCGCACAGGTCGTGTTGCACGGTAGCAACTACGATGAAGCGTATGCCAAAGCTTTGGAACTGCAACAGGAGCGCGGATTGACGTTCGTCCATGCCTTTGACGACCCGTCGGTGATCGCAGGTCAAGGCACGATCGCTTTGGAAATCCTTGAACAATTGCCCGACGTTGACGCGCTCGTCGCCCCGATCGGCGGCGGCGGGCTGATCGCTGGTATCGCACTGGCCGCCAAACTGGTCAAACCAGACATTCAAATCGTCGGTGTGGAAGCGGCAGGTGCCGCTTGTATGAAGACTTCGATTGAAGCGGGCGAGATCAGCACACTCGATAAGGTGGCGACGATCGCCGATGGGATTTGCGTGCGCCGCCCTGGCGATTCCACCTATCGCTTGACGCAGCAATATGTCGATCACATCGTCACCGTCGAAGAAGAAGAGATCGCCCGCGCCATGCTGCTCGCCGTCGAGCGCAACAAGATGGTCGTCGAAGGGGCAGGCGCGACTGGTTTAGCAGCCGTCCTCTACGACAAACTCCCCTTCCGCGACAAAAAAGTGGCGGTGCTGATCTCTGGAGGCAACGTGGATGTGAACTTCCTGTCGCGGATCATCGAGCGCGGTCTGGTCGAGGCTGGGCGCTACCTGCGCATCAACACCACCGTCTCGGACAAACCGGGCGTCCTTCAGGACATCCTCGGCATTTTCGCCGAAGAACGCGCCAACATCATCGGCATCCAACATCACCGCATGGGCTCTCGCGTCATGC
- the hisC gene encoding histidinol-phosphate transaminase, with product MSQEILINVRKNLFEITPYAPGKPISDVKREFGLTDVTKLASNENPLGPSKRAQQAILEALQEVNRYPDGGAVLLKEALSDAVGIPTQQILIGNGSDDLIKLTSETFLNPGDEIVVPSPSFSQYWFGAKLMDAKTVAVPLTSNFEYDLDAMLAAVTTKTKILFLCSPNNPTGTYIREEALQRFLDLVPSHVLVILDEAYNEYVTEADYAQGIDFLKRGYNVLVMRTFSKMYGLAGLRLGYVFGPMEVLDAINRAREPFNANMLAQVGAVAALTDLEHVEASRIQNRAGFDQLQSGLSKLGYTVVPSQGNFLIFDTGLDDRALFDALLREGVIVRGGTALGIPGYLRVSIGLAEENERFLGAFEKVVSSIGQKV from the coding sequence ATGTCACAAGAAATTTTGATCAATGTGCGGAAAAATCTGTTTGAGATTACGCCTTATGCGCCGGGGAAACCGATTTCCGATGTGAAGCGGGAGTTCGGGTTGACCGATGTCACCAAGCTTGCGTCGAACGAAAATCCGCTGGGGCCGTCGAAGCGGGCTCAGCAAGCGATCTTAGAAGCTTTGCAAGAGGTGAACCGCTATCCGGATGGCGGCGCCGTTTTGTTAAAAGAAGCGCTGAGCGATGCCGTTGGGATTCCGACCCAGCAGATCCTGATCGGCAATGGATCGGATGACTTGATCAAGCTGACGTCAGAAACGTTTTTGAATCCAGGCGATGAGATCGTCGTTCCGTCACCCTCTTTTTCACAGTATTGGTTTGGTGCGAAATTGATGGATGCGAAAACGGTAGCTGTACCGCTCACCTCCAATTTTGAATATGACTTGGACGCGATGCTGGCAGCGGTGACCACGAAGACAAAGATCCTCTTCCTTTGCTCGCCGAACAATCCGACCGGTACGTATATTCGTGAAGAGGCGTTGCAGAGGTTTCTCGACCTTGTGCCGTCCCACGTCTTGGTGATTCTCGACGAGGCGTACAATGAGTACGTGACCGAGGCCGATTATGCACAAGGAATTGATTTCCTGAAGCGCGGGTACAATGTACTTGTCATGCGCACGTTTTCGAAGATGTACGGGCTGGCCGGACTGCGTTTGGGATATGTGTTCGGACCGATGGAAGTGCTCGATGCGATCAACCGCGCTCGCGAACCGTTTAATGCGAACATGCTGGCACAAGTCGGTGCTGTTGCAGCATTGACCGATCTTGAGCATGTGGAGGCGTCGCGGATTCAGAATCGTGCGGGCTTTGACCAACTGCAATCCGGGCTTTCGAAATTAGGATATACGGTTGTGCCGTCACAGGGGAATTTCCTGATCTTTGATACAGGTCTGGATGATCGAGCGTTGTTTGACGCTCTGTTGCGCGAAGGAGTGATCGTGCGCGGCGGGACGGCTCTCGGAATTCCGGGGTACCTGCGTGTCTCGATCGGACTGGCCGAGGAAAATGAACGCTTTTTGGGTGCCTTTGAAAAGGTGGTTTCCAGCATAGGCCAAAAGGTGTAA
- a CDS encoding bifunctional 3-deoxy-7-phosphoheptulonate synthase/chorismate mutase yields the protein MSKERFEELRSQLDEVNLEILEVLNRRAELVSEIGLLKSGKGTERFDPIREKEMLDKLIPANKGPFPDDTIRHLFKQIFQASLGLLEEEKKSLLISRKNQSQDTIVQVGPLAIGGGDPVIISGPCSVESAGQMEAVASHLKNEGIMLLRGGAYKPRTSPYDFQGLGKEGLKILSETAKRHGMVCVSEIVAPEDVEMACEYLDVIQIGARNMQNFELLKAAGSVRKPILLKRGLSATIEELLYAAEYIASRGNDQIILCERGIRTYEKATRNTLDISAVPILKQESHLPVVVDIAHSTGRKDIILPIAKAAIAVGADGLIVETHNEPAVALSDAKQQLDLPQFSTLMNQLRQSGFLKDAVQANS from the coding sequence ATGAGCAAAGAGAGATTTGAGGAATTGCGCAGCCAACTTGATGAGGTGAACCTTGAGATTCTGGAGGTCTTAAATCGTCGGGCCGAACTGGTGTCCGAGATTGGCTTGCTCAAGAGCGGCAAGGGGACGGAGCGATTCGACCCGATCCGCGAGAAGGAAATGCTAGATAAATTGATCCCGGCCAACAAAGGGCCGTTCCCAGATGATACGATTCGTCATCTGTTCAAACAGATCTTCCAGGCATCGCTCGGATTGCTGGAAGAAGAGAAGAAATCGCTGTTGATCTCTCGCAAGAACCAGTCGCAGGACACGATCGTACAGGTGGGGCCGTTGGCAATTGGCGGCGGTGATCCTGTGATCATTTCCGGTCCGTGCTCCGTCGAGTCGGCAGGGCAGATGGAAGCGGTCGCCTCGCATCTGAAAAACGAGGGCATCATGTTGCTTCGCGGCGGAGCGTACAAGCCGCGGACCTCTCCTTATGACTTCCAAGGTCTCGGTAAAGAGGGCTTGAAAATTTTGAGCGAGACGGCGAAGCGCCACGGCATGGTCTGCGTGTCGGAGATCGTGGCACCTGAAGATGTCGAGATGGCGTGTGAGTACCTCGATGTGATCCAGATCGGGGCGCGCAACATGCAGAACTTCGAGCTGTTAAAAGCGGCAGGCTCGGTGCGCAAGCCGATCTTGCTCAAGCGCGGTTTGTCTGCCACCATCGAGGAACTGCTCTATGCGGCCGAATATATCGCATCGCGGGGCAATGATCAGATCATTCTGTGTGAGCGCGGAATTCGCACGTATGAGAAGGCGACGCGCAACACGCTCGATATTTCGGCTGTCCCGATTTTGAAGCAGGAATCGCACTTGCCAGTTGTCGTGGACATCGCACACTCGACCGGACGCAAAGACATCATCCTCCCGATTGCCAAAGCGGCGATCGCTGTTGGTGCAGACGGCTTGATCGTGGAGACGCACAACGAGCCTGCGGTCGCGCTGTCCGATGCCAAACAACAGCTGGACTTGCCGCAGTTCAGCACTTTGATGAACCAACTTCGCCAAAGCGGCTTTTTGAAAGACGCTGTGCAGGCGAACTCCTAA
- a CDS encoding YcnI family copper-binding membrane protein: MKMKPIAIAVIATAALTLFAGTASAHVTVWPKETKTGAYEKYTVRVPVEKEINTVKVRVEFPTGMKVSTVKPIPNWSYEFEKDSEGVNKAITWTAPSDSGIKQHEFTEFEFVGANPKEVGEGTLVFKAFQTYADNSVVEWTGAPDSNTPASVTTLTAAAAGEDHHGGTGSTEHEHADQTDHGDKAEEATTSSNTWPLVLSGGALLLSLISLFRKR, from the coding sequence ATGAAAATGAAACCAATCGCTATTGCTGTCATCGCTACCGCTGCCCTCACCCTGTTTGCCGGAACTGCTTCCGCTCATGTCACCGTCTGGCCGAAAGAGACGAAGACAGGCGCTTATGAAAAATACACGGTCCGCGTGCCCGTTGAAAAAGAAATCAACACCGTGAAAGTTCGCGTCGAATTTCCGACCGGCATGAAAGTCTCCACCGTGAAGCCGATTCCCAACTGGAGTTATGAATTTGAAAAAGATTCAGAAGGCGTGAACAAAGCGATCACCTGGACGGCCCCGAGCGACAGTGGGATCAAACAGCATGAGTTTACCGAGTTCGAATTTGTCGGCGCCAATCCGAAAGAGGTAGGCGAAGGCACGCTGGTCTTCAAGGCGTTCCAGACCTACGCGGACAACTCTGTCGTCGAATGGACAGGCGCTCCCGATTCCAACACCCCCGCATCTGTCACCACCTTGACCGCTGCGGCTGCTGGCGAAGACCACCACGGCGGCACGGGCAGTACAGAACACGAGCATGCTGATCAAACGGACCATGGCGACAAAGCTGAAGAAGCAACCACCTCCAGCAACACCTGGCCCCTCGTCCTGTCGGGCGGCGCCCTGCTTCTCTCGCTGATCTCCCTGTTCCGCAAACGTTAA